In Paludibaculum fermentans, the genomic stretch GCCACATCGAAGGGTTTGGCCTGGGGCGTCGGAGATGGATACTATGGCGGGTTGCGCGAGCGGCCCAAGGCTTTGGCTTCGAACGGGAGGGCGTCGAAATGAAGCGCCTGCTGCTGGCAATGGTGTGTCTGTTCGCGGCGATGGGGCAGGAAGCGAAGAAGGCGGCCCCGGCCGCTGATCCGGAGACGCAGGAGGTGCTGCGCCGCATCAACGGGTTGACCCCCTATGAAGTGCCGGACCTGAAGCTGCGAACCGAGCAGAACTACGCCCACACGTCGACCGACGTGGAACCCTTCGGCTCCGTGAAACCGTATAAGGAGCATTTCCTGGTCCAGATGGAGTACACAGGCCCTGGGCGAGCCGCGCCGGAGCCTGTCGGCTTGAAGAGCGTGCGCATCGGCTTCATCGGGCCCATTGAGTCCACGGTGTCCATTGCCACGGGCGGCAAGAGCCACGAGGAAGTGCTGGGCAAGATGATGCTGAAGGGCGCCCAGTTGGCCGTGGAACAGGCCAACGCGAAGGGCGGGTATCTGAAGGGGAAGATCCCGTTTGAGCTGGCCGTGGCGAATGACAACGGGTTATGGGGCTCCACCGGCAATGAAGTGGTGAAGATGGCGTACGAAAACCCGGTCTGGGCGATCCTGGGCACCATCGATAGTGCGAACTCCCACATTGCGATCCGCGTGGCGCTGAAGGCCGAAGTGGTGATGATCAACACCGGCGACACGGATCCGACGTTCATCGAGACGAACATCCCGTGGGTGGCGCGCAACATCGGCGACGACCGGCAACAGGGCTACCTGCTGGTGGATTACATGATCCGCAAGATGGGCTACAAGCGCATCGGGATCATCCGGTCGAGCAATCGCTATGGACGCTTCGGCGTGCGCGAGATCAAGGACAGTTCCCGCCGGTTGGGCCATCCGGTCGCGATCGAGATGGCGTACAAAGTCGGCGGCGACGATTTCTCGCTGCAACTGGACCGCATCCAGGAGATGAACGTCGACGCCATTGTCCATTGGGGCGATGCGCGGGAGAGCGCCCTGATCCTGAACCAGATGCGGGCGCGCGGCATGAAGCAGCCTTACTTCTGTTCCGACCGCAGCGTGTCGCCGGAGTTCGAGAAAGCAGCTGGCGCGAATGCGGAAGGCGTGATCTGCGGCTATCCCTGGGATCCCGATCGCAAGGACCCCAAGCTGGACGAGTTCCGCAAGGCCTTCAAGGCGCGCTTCCAGGTGGATGCGGAGACCTATGCCGCGCATGCCTACGACGGAATGAATATGCTGATCTGGGCCGTGCAGCAGGGCGGCCTGAACCGGGCGAAGATCAGGGACCTGATCGCGACACGGTCGAAGCCGTGGCCGGGCGTGACGGGCGCCATCCCGTTGAGCGCGGTGATGGACGATGCGGGCGAGGTGTTTCTGGCTCGCTTCGGCCAGGGACGTTGGAAGTATGAGTCGCGGGAGTCGTTGCAGATTCCACGCGGCTTTGTGCCGGTGCGGGACCGGACGAGCCGGGGCCTGGAGACAGCGAGCCGATAACTATGACCCGCGGAAGAGACACCTGGAGCCGCCGCGCCTTTCTGGCGTTGGGCGGCGCTGCGTGTCTCTCCGCGCAGGATCCATACCTCGACAAGCGGTCGACGCCGCTGCAGTATGAAGGGCCGGGCCGGGAGAGCGGCGGGAAGCGCGGTGTCGAGGTGGTGCGCATCGGCTTCTTCGGTCCCAGCGAAGCGGCGCACCCGAAGGCGGGGTCCATCTGGATGGGCGCGATGCTGGCGCTGGAAGATGCGAATCGCGCGGGCGGCTATCACGGGAAGCCGTTCGAACTGGTGGAGCGCTGGTCGGACGATGTGTGGCGCAGCGGCGCGTCGGCGGTGGTCCGGTTGGCATACACCGATGAGGTTTGGGCGATCCTCGGCGGCATCGATGGAGCGACGACTCATCTGGCGGAACAGGTGGTGACCAAGGCGCTGCTGCCGCTGGTCGATCCGGTGAGTACGGACCAGACCGTGAATCACGCCAACATCCCGTGGATGTTCTCGTGCGCGCCCGGTGATCCCTCGATTGCGGCCTACCTGGCCGGGCAGTTGCCGGAAGGCGATTTCACGGTGGTGGCGGGCACCGATCACGATTCCAGGAATCTGGCGAAGGAGTTTCTCAAGGCGGCGGCGGG encodes the following:
- a CDS encoding ABC transporter substrate-binding protein, translating into MKRLLLAMVCLFAAMGQEAKKAAPAADPETQEVLRRINGLTPYEVPDLKLRTEQNYAHTSTDVEPFGSVKPYKEHFLVQMEYTGPGRAAPEPVGLKSVRIGFIGPIESTVSIATGGKSHEEVLGKMMLKGAQLAVEQANAKGGYLKGKIPFELAVANDNGLWGSTGNEVVKMAYENPVWAILGTIDSANSHIAIRVALKAEVVMINTGDTDPTFIETNIPWVARNIGDDRQQGYLLVDYMIRKMGYKRIGIIRSSNRYGRFGVREIKDSSRRLGHPVAIEMAYKVGGDDFSLQLDRIQEMNVDAIVHWGDARESALILNQMRARGMKQPYFCSDRSVSPEFEKAAGANAEGVICGYPWDPDRKDPKLDEFRKAFKARFQVDAETYAAHAYDGMNMLIWAVQQGGLNRAKIRDLIATRSKPWPGVTGAIPLSAVMDDAGEVFLARFGQGRWKYESRESLQIPRGFVPVRDRTSRGLETASR
- a CDS encoding ABC transporter substrate-binding protein, whose amino-acid sequence is MTRGRDTWSRRAFLALGGAACLSAQDPYLDKRSTPLQYEGPGRESGGKRGVEVVRIGFFGPSEAAHPKAGSIWMGAMLALEDANRAGGYHGKPFELVERWSDDVWRSGASAVVRLAYTDEVWAILGGIDGATTHLAEQVVTKALLPLVDPVSTDQTVNHANIPWMFSCAPGDPSIAAYLAGQLPEGDFTVVAGTDHDSRNLAKEFLKAAAGMHRLPAQRHDIGAGPLQLPPLDGAACVILAPPADTAAVMAAAPAGMRLLAGPAARSRGFSSERHVVTPRLHTADNARIQRLVSRFGRPADDFSLLAYDAAQFVVEAIREAGLNRALIRDRLAPHFGPRGRRIQEVSS